From the Bacteroidia bacterium genome, one window contains:
- a CDS encoding aldo/keto reductase, whose protein sequence is MEYRRLGKSGLQVSALSFGSWVTFGSQIGDEIAENCMKAAYDAGVNFFDNAEAYASGKSEIVMGNILKKMNWDRSTYIVSSKVFWGGKLPNQMGLSRKHIIEACHSALKRLQVDYLDLFFCHRPDKNTPIEETVRAMNTLIEQGKILYWGTSEWSAQQIMEAYGIARQYHLIPPTMEQPQYNMFHRERFENEYARLYTEIGLGTTIWSPLASGLLTGKYNKTIPEKTRVSLPNMEWLKEKTVGEEAKEKIKTVANLAKIADKVGTNMPRLALAWCLKNPNVSTVITGASKVEQVIDNMKALDVVPLLTQEIMDEIDIVLGNKPVPSAF, encoded by the coding sequence ATGGAATACAGAAGATTAGGAAAATCGGGTTTACAAGTAAGTGCATTGTCCTTCGGATCATGGGTTACTTTCGGCAGTCAAATTGGTGATGAAATAGCAGAGAATTGTATGAAAGCCGCTTACGATGCTGGCGTTAATTTTTTCGATAATGCGGAAGCTTATGCGAGTGGGAAATCCGAAATCGTGATGGGAAACATTCTCAAAAAAATGAATTGGGATAGAAGTACGTACATTGTTTCGAGTAAAGTTTTTTGGGGTGGAAAATTACCCAACCAAATGGGACTTTCGCGCAAACACATTATCGAAGCTTGCCACAGCGCACTAAAACGTTTGCAAGTAGATTATTTAGATTTGTTTTTCTGTCATCGCCCAGATAAAAATACACCTATAGAGGAAACGGTACGTGCCATGAATACTTTAATTGAACAAGGGAAAATTTTATATTGGGGAACTTCGGAATGGAGTGCGCAACAAATTATGGAAGCATACGGAATTGCGCGTCAATACCATTTAATTCCGCCAACCATGGAACAACCGCAATACAATATGTTTCATCGCGAGCGTTTTGAAAATGAATATGCTCGTTTATATACTGAAATTGGTTTGGGAACAACTATTTGGTCGCCATTGGCATCCGGATTATTAACTGGGAAATACAACAAAACAATTCCTGAAAAAACACGTGTAAGTTTGCCAAATATGGAATGGCTGAAAGAAAAAACAGTGGGAGAAGAAGCCAAAGAAAAAATAAAAACGGTTGCTAATCTTGCTAAAATTGCGGACAAAGTAGGAACCAATATGCCGCGTTTGGCTTTGGCTTGGTGTTTAAAAAATCCGAATGTAAGTACTGTCATTACAGGTGCTTCCAAAGTAGAACAAGTTATAGATAATATGAAAGCTTTAGATGTTGTTCCTTTGCTTACGCAAGAAATAATGGATGAAATAGATATTGTTTTAGGAAATAAACCAGTGCCTTCTGCTTTTTAA
- a CDS encoding DUF6089 family protein has protein sequence MKKTFFYLLIFSFIVPEFASAQYYNRNRYEWVFGLGATNFLGDVGGSNSIGTHFIKDFNWGAIREMGSVGMRYQLSDYMAVKGGLYLAMVRGNDAFTSEKFRENRNINFRSPIVEVSGQYEVYFNKQQIGHRYHIRHAHGLRSLNLQGYAFVGIGAFFFNPQGYYNGNWYNLRPLSTEGEGLPGGPKKYSQFGLCVPIGLGCKYALNRQWSIGLEISERWTTSDYIDDTSNKYYNNDAILAAKGPIAAYFADPSLGKVPGQTNTGQERGNPTHNDTYLFTMFTANYKIVYHRRTRSKF, from the coding sequence ATGAAAAAAACATTTTTCTATCTACTCATTTTTAGTTTTATCGTTCCGGAGTTTGCGTCGGCGCAGTATTATAATCGTAACCGTTACGAATGGGTTTTCGGTTTGGGTGCAACCAATTTTCTGGGAGATGTTGGTGGATCCAATTCCATCGGAACACATTTCATAAAAGATTTTAATTGGGGTGCTATTCGCGAAATGGGCAGTGTTGGAATGCGCTATCAATTAAGCGATTATATGGCAGTTAAAGGAGGTTTGTATTTAGCCATGGTAAGAGGAAATGATGCCTTTACTTCTGAAAAATTTAGAGAAAATCGTAACATTAATTTCCGTTCTCCAATAGTCGAAGTGTCTGGTCAATACGAAGTTTATTTCAATAAACAACAAATAGGACATCGTTACCATATCCGCCATGCACATGGCTTACGCTCGCTTAATCTGCAAGGATACGCATTTGTCGGAATTGGTGCTTTCTTTTTTAATCCTCAAGGATATTACAATGGTAATTGGTACAATCTCCGCCCTTTAAGTACAGAAGGAGAAGGTTTACCAGGAGGTCCGAAAAAATATTCGCAATTTGGATTGTGTGTACCTATCGGATTGGGATGTAAATATGCTCTTAACCGCCAATGGAGCATTGGATTGGAAATCAGTGAACGTTGGACAACCTCTGATTACATAGATGATACAAGCAATAAATATTATAATAACGATGCTATTTTAGCTGCGAAAGGTCCCATTGCAGCTTATTTTGCGGATCCTTCTTTAGGAAAAGTGCCCGGTCAAACCAATACTGGTCAGGAACGTGGCAATCCAACACACAACGACACGTATTTGTTTACAATGTTTACTGCTAATTACAAAATAGTTTACCACAGAAGAACGCGCTCTAAGTTCTGA
- the hemH gene encoding ferrochelatase: MPKGILLINLGTPDSASVSDVRKYLTEFLNDPRVIDISPIGRFLLVNLLIVPFRASKSAAMYQKIWTKEGSPLLIYGNEVKQQLQDRLGENYVVELGMRYQQPSISSALEKLRKARVSDLTVLPLYPQYASSSTGSSIEKVLEILQKWEVKPSLKIISKFYDQPDFIDAWVEVAKKYFLNDYDYFLFSYHGLPERHIQKAAAHYGNNTCLTENCCDKITNNNAYCYRAACYETTRQLVKKLNLPEGKYSTSFQSRLDDKWLKPYSDKVIEEKAKQGVKKMLVFSPAFVADCLETLYEIGSEYDAIFRKHGGEKIQLVNSLNSHVAWIEAIKKIVQ; the protein is encoded by the coding sequence TTGCCAAAAGGGATCCTGCTTATAAATTTAGGAACACCGGATAGCGCCTCTGTTTCGGATGTTAGAAAATATTTAACAGAATTTTTAAACGATCCGCGTGTCATTGACATTTCTCCGATTGGAAGATTCTTATTAGTCAATTTGCTTATCGTTCCATTTCGTGCATCAAAATCGGCTGCCATGTATCAAAAGATATGGACAAAAGAAGGCTCTCCTTTATTGATATATGGCAACGAAGTAAAACAACAATTGCAAGATCGTTTAGGCGAAAATTACGTGGTGGAATTAGGTATGCGCTACCAACAACCCAGCATTTCATCCGCTTTGGAAAAATTACGGAAAGCTCGCGTAAGTGATTTAACGGTGTTGCCTTTGTATCCTCAATATGCTTCCAGTAGTACGGGATCTTCCATCGAAAAGGTATTGGAAATTCTCCAAAAATGGGAAGTAAAACCAAGTTTGAAGATTATTTCCAAATTTTACGATCAGCCTGATTTTATAGATGCTTGGGTAGAAGTAGCGAAAAAATATTTTTTGAACGACTATGATTATTTCCTTTTCAGTTATCACGGTTTACCCGAAAGACACATCCAAAAAGCGGCTGCACATTACGGTAATAATACTTGCTTAACGGAAAATTGTTGCGATAAAATAACAAACAATAATGCGTATTGTTATCGTGCTGCATGTTATGAAACGACGCGACAATTGGTGAAAAAATTAAATCTTCCGGAAGGTAAATACAGCACTTCTTTTCAATCGCGATTAGATGACAAATGGCTAAAACCCTATTCCGACAAGGTAATTGAAGAAAAGGCAAAACAAGGAGTGAAGAAGATGTTGGTCTTTTCTCCTGCATTTGTAGCGGATTGTTTGGAAACGTTGTACGAAATTGGTTCAGAATACGATGCTATTTTTCGTAAACATGGAGGCGAAAAAATTCAATTGGTTAATAGTCTAAATAGCCACGTTGCTTGGATAGAAGCAATAAAAAAAATAGTACAATAA